One part of the Sorangiineae bacterium MSr11954 genome encodes these proteins:
- a CDS encoding MHS family MFS transporter, whose product MSNSRDSREPVAAREAISKVAIASFVGTAIEWYDFFLYGTAAALVFNKLFFPKYDPLMGTLLAFATFAVGFVARPVGGIVFGHYGDRIGRKAMLSMTLLIMGVATFAVGLLPTYDRIGVAAPIILVGLRLLQGFGLGGEWGGAVLMAVEHAPKNKRGFYGSWPQTGAPAGLLLSTGAFSLVSKMPEADFLAWGWRVPFLFSILLVGVGAFIRFQIVESPAFARIKEEKLEAKLPILEVLSKYKRSVLLAMGARLAENAFFYIYTTFVLAYATEHVKLDRQTVLTGVLLASALDLAAIPLFGMLSDRFGRRPVYMFGAAFSFLFACPFFFLVDTARPELLWCAIVLGVSVGHAAMYGPQASFFSELFGARVRYSGASLGYQLASVLAGGLSPMIAASLLRAAGGAWWGVAVYMMILAAITVVAVYLASETATLDPPPDAPSDAPRIVPQASVEQP is encoded by the coding sequence ATGTCCAACTCCAGAGACTCGCGCGAGCCCGTGGCCGCCCGAGAGGCCATCTCGAAGGTGGCCATCGCCAGCTTCGTGGGGACCGCCATCGAGTGGTACGACTTCTTTCTCTACGGCACCGCCGCGGCGCTCGTGTTCAACAAGCTGTTCTTCCCCAAATACGATCCGTTGATGGGGACCCTCTTGGCCTTCGCCACCTTCGCCGTGGGCTTCGTGGCGCGGCCCGTGGGCGGCATCGTCTTCGGGCACTACGGCGATCGCATCGGGCGCAAGGCGATGCTCAGCATGACCCTCCTCATCATGGGGGTCGCCACCTTCGCCGTGGGCCTCTTGCCGACGTACGACCGCATCGGCGTCGCCGCGCCCATCATCCTGGTGGGCCTGCGGCTCCTGCAGGGCTTCGGGCTCGGCGGCGAGTGGGGCGGCGCGGTCCTCATGGCCGTGGAACACGCGCCCAAGAACAAGCGCGGGTTCTACGGCAGCTGGCCGCAGACGGGGGCGCCGGCGGGTTTGCTCTTGTCGACGGGCGCATTTTCCCTGGTCTCGAAGATGCCAGAGGCGGATTTCCTCGCCTGGGGATGGCGCGTTCCGTTCCTGTTCAGCATCCTTTTGGTCGGCGTGGGGGCGTTCATTCGCTTTCAGATCGTGGAGAGCCCGGCCTTCGCGCGCATCAAAGAGGAGAAGCTCGAGGCGAAGCTGCCCATCTTGGAGGTGCTCTCCAAGTACAAACGCAGCGTGCTGCTCGCCATGGGCGCGCGCCTCGCCGAAAATGCGTTCTTTTATATCTATACGACCTTCGTGCTGGCCTATGCCACCGAGCACGTGAAGCTCGATCGGCAGACGGTGCTCACGGGGGTGCTGCTCGCGTCGGCGCTGGATCTGGCGGCGATTCCGCTCTTTGGGATGCTCTCGGACCGGTTCGGTCGAAGGCCCGTTTACATGTTCGGCGCCGCGTTCTCGTTCCTCTTCGCCTGTCCGTTCTTCTTCTTGGTCGACACCGCGCGGCCCGAGCTCCTCTGGTGCGCCATCGTGCTCGGCGTCTCCGTGGGGCACGCCGCCATGTACGGGCCGCAGGCGAGCTTCTTCTCCGAGCTGTTCGGCGCGCGGGTGCGCTACAGCGGAGCGTCGCTCGGCTACCAGCTGGCGTCGGTGCTGGCCGGCGGGCTCTCGCCGATGATCGCGGCGAGCTTGCTGCGCGCGGCGGGCGGCGCATGGTGGGGTGTCGCCGTGTACATGATGATCCTGGCCGCCATCACCGTGGTCGCCGTCTATCTGGCGTCGGAGACGGCCACCCTCGATCCGCCCCCGGATGCGCCTTCGGACGCGCCTCGCATCGTTCCCCAAGCCTCCGTGGAGCAGCCGTGA
- a CDS encoding 3-hydroxybutyrate dehydrogenase produces MPAAQRLSSLHRRRVLVTGAASGIGLAVARELAARGAVLLLCDLPGEALTRAAAEIPNACALPADLSRREQVFELAREAGEVDVLVNSAGIQRVAPVERFDPAAWDLIQAVMLTAPFLLIRALVSGMYERSWGRIINVSSVHGLIASPYKSAYVAAKHGLMGLTKTVALEAGGRATNVTVNAVCPSYVRTPLVDRQIADQARLANITEEAVLEQVLLVRNAVKRLIEPEDVAAAVAFLCSEEAWSITGAAFTMDGGWLAH; encoded by the coding sequence ATGCCCGCCGCCCAGCGCCTATCTTCGTTGCATCGCCGGCGCGTCCTCGTCACGGGGGCGGCGTCGGGCATCGGTCTCGCCGTGGCCCGCGAGCTCGCGGCCCGCGGGGCCGTGCTGCTCCTCTGCGATCTGCCGGGCGAGGCGCTGACCCGCGCCGCGGCCGAGATCCCGAACGCCTGCGCGCTCCCGGCCGACTTGAGCCGCCGCGAGCAGGTCTTCGAGCTGGCGCGGGAGGCGGGCGAGGTCGACGTGCTGGTGAACAGCGCCGGCATCCAGCGCGTCGCCCCCGTCGAGCGGTTCGATCCGGCCGCGTGGGATTTGATCCAGGCGGTGATGCTGACCGCGCCCTTCCTCCTGATCCGCGCGCTGGTATCGGGCATGTACGAGCGCTCCTGGGGGCGCATCATCAACGTGAGCTCCGTGCACGGCCTCATCGCATCGCCGTACAAATCGGCGTACGTGGCGGCGAAGCACGGGCTCATGGGGCTCACCAAGACGGTGGCGCTCGAAGCGGGAGGGCGGGCCACCAATGTGACCGTCAACGCCGTGTGTCCGTCGTACGTTCGAACGCCGCTGGTCGATCGGCAGATCGCCGATCAGGCGCGGCTGGCGAACATCACGGAGGAGGCGGTGCTCGAGCAGGTGCTGCTCGTGCGCAACGCCGTCAAGCGCCTCATCGAGCCGGAGGACGTGGCGGCTGCCGTCGCGTTCCTTTGCAGCGAGGAGGCGTGGTCGATCACCGGCGCGGCCTTCACCATGGACGGCGGCTGGCTCGCCCACTGA
- a CDS encoding protein kinase, giving the protein MQNDAPNDRRQTTVSGETEGESGEPTAPTLRPGETFADRYHLEERVGSGGMGELFRAFDTRLQRRVALKVLRRDGSAGTGQGGTTLSEPSARILREARAAAALNHSNVVAIHDVGERDGVPFIAMEYVKGKSLRAFVGAPVPSYETRLEWVIDVARALAAAHDRGLVHRDVKPDNVMIRDDGMVKVLDFGIARYYHPTPDSAQELRTQSLLNESGERGTSDVPRVLGTPGYMAPEQIRGDACDGRADQFAWGVMAYELFGGQLPWPSDRGPFYVMTSVLSDEPVPLANVPVYVWRVIQRALEKKAQDRFPSMHELVAACGARTPQGIGPPFAGDVSNLLAAATGEAQVVDPLLVQREVPTGPKSKPRGFSRASRAIALGLVVVAAAVTGFFVVRSTSNHGSGAESTSAQPPPHPTPPESPITPVVALRLSPTCSRAADAPFREGLTAMREATWELALPAFERAASADPACPEPQLQRLIAGYFRYSITKEREQFRRVNSMRDALGERDRVLLDAFAPLVAAEPADREEAARRLVAATARYPLDAQMLTVASVFASFAAHDAHAVEQCYELGRRATEIDPRDADGWQQMAVALARLGRLDEGMAALDKCLEVAPGSGDCLEDRIRILRLRGQCAEASAAARRWLVNVPSSYSAYRHLANALASEGAPSETVQVALEQFRNHSPSETREANYLYHRSRLEALNGNFVEAEKFNDQLGALWQDSVSAYDHVRASMALIDILNETGRRARAVPIAEQFFRRRDAWTEGFWSSTALEPIVLATLVEGGTISRERWSELTSAWEKRAAPFLSRTWGLRWGSVEWSRAVAVDAWKTRPPPGPAAGSLEQPMSLRSLSDILEGHAALMAGEYAQAIQLLEPATKSCDDLEEPFASTRGHLWLGRAREGLGDRAGACAAYADVVKRWGDAKPRSSTAEEAKRRQRALGCAR; this is encoded by the coding sequence ATGCAGAACGACGCGCCCAACGATCGGCGGCAGACGACCGTCTCAGGTGAGACGGAAGGCGAATCCGGGGAGCCGACCGCGCCGACCTTGCGCCCGGGTGAGACGTTCGCCGATCGGTATCACCTGGAGGAGCGGGTCGGCTCGGGCGGCATGGGTGAGCTCTTTCGCGCCTTCGATACGCGCCTGCAGCGGCGCGTGGCGCTCAAGGTGCTCCGTCGCGATGGCAGCGCGGGGACCGGACAGGGTGGAACGACGCTCTCCGAGCCCTCTGCTCGCATCTTGCGCGAGGCGCGTGCGGCGGCGGCGCTCAACCACTCCAACGTGGTGGCCATTCACGACGTCGGCGAGCGCGATGGCGTGCCGTTCATCGCGATGGAGTACGTCAAAGGCAAATCGCTGCGCGCCTTCGTGGGCGCGCCGGTCCCTTCCTACGAGACGCGGCTGGAGTGGGTGATCGACGTGGCCCGCGCGCTGGCGGCGGCGCACGATCGCGGGCTGGTGCACCGCGACGTCAAGCCGGACAACGTGATGATCCGCGACGACGGCATGGTCAAGGTGCTCGACTTCGGCATCGCGCGCTATTACCACCCGACCCCCGATAGCGCCCAGGAGCTGCGCACGCAGTCGCTCTTGAACGAGTCGGGCGAGCGCGGGACGAGCGATGTGCCGCGCGTGCTCGGCACCCCCGGGTACATGGCGCCCGAGCAAATTCGGGGCGACGCGTGCGACGGCCGCGCGGATCAATTTGCGTGGGGCGTGATGGCCTACGAGCTGTTCGGCGGGCAGCTGCCGTGGCCCTCGGACCGCGGTCCCTTTTACGTCATGACGTCGGTGCTCTCCGACGAGCCCGTGCCGCTGGCCAACGTGCCGGTCTATGTCTGGCGCGTCATCCAGCGCGCGCTCGAAAAGAAGGCGCAGGATCGGTTCCCGTCGATGCACGAGCTGGTGGCCGCGTGCGGCGCGCGCACGCCGCAGGGCATCGGGCCGCCCTTCGCCGGCGACGTGAGCAACCTGTTGGCGGCGGCCACGGGCGAGGCTCAGGTCGTCGACCCCCTCCTCGTTCAGCGGGAGGTGCCGACGGGGCCCAAGAGCAAACCGCGTGGCTTCTCTCGCGCGTCGCGCGCCATCGCCCTCGGGCTTGTGGTGGTGGCGGCGGCCGTAACGGGGTTCTTCGTCGTTCGCTCCACCTCGAACCACGGCTCAGGGGCGGAGAGTACGAGCGCGCAGCCTCCGCCCCACCCCACGCCCCCGGAGTCGCCCATCACGCCGGTGGTGGCGCTGCGCCTCTCGCCCACGTGCAGCCGCGCCGCCGACGCGCCGTTTCGCGAGGGCCTCACCGCCATGCGCGAGGCGACGTGGGAGCTCGCGCTGCCGGCGTTCGAGCGGGCGGCGTCGGCCGATCCCGCGTGCCCCGAGCCGCAGCTGCAGCGGCTCATCGCGGGTTATTTCCGCTACAGCATCACCAAGGAGCGCGAGCAGTTCCGAAGGGTGAACTCGATGCGCGACGCCCTCGGCGAACGCGATCGCGTCCTGCTCGACGCCTTCGCGCCGCTGGTCGCCGCCGAGCCGGCCGATCGCGAGGAGGCCGCGCGCCGCTTGGTGGCCGCCACCGCGCGCTACCCGCTCGACGCGCAGATGCTCACGGTCGCCTCCGTGTTCGCCTCCTTCGCGGCGCACGACGCGCACGCCGTCGAGCAGTGCTACGAGCTCGGCCGGCGCGCGACGGAGATCGATCCCAGGGACGCCGATGGATGGCAGCAGATGGCCGTCGCGCTGGCGCGGCTCGGGCGGCTCGACGAGGGCATGGCCGCCCTCGACAAGTGCCTCGAGGTGGCGCCCGGCTCCGGCGATTGCTTGGAGGATCGCATCCGCATCTTGCGCTTGCGCGGCCAGTGTGCGGAGGCCAGCGCGGCCGCGCGCCGATGGCTGGTCAACGTGCCGAGCAGCTACAGCGCGTACCGGCACTTGGCCAACGCGCTCGCCTCCGAGGGGGCGCCCTCCGAGACCGTGCAGGTCGCGCTGGAGCAGTTCCGAAACCACTCGCCCTCCGAGACGCGCGAGGCCAATTATCTCTACCACCGTTCGCGCTTGGAGGCCTTGAACGGCAACTTCGTGGAGGCCGAGAAGTTCAACGACCAACTGGGCGCGCTCTGGCAGGACTCGGTCAGCGCGTACGATCACGTGCGCGCGTCGATGGCCTTGATCGACATTCTGAACGAGACGGGGAGGCGCGCCCGCGCGGTCCCCATCGCCGAGCAGTTCTTCCGCCGGCGCGACGCGTGGACCGAAGGCTTCTGGAGCTCGACCGCCCTGGAGCCCATCGTGCTCGCGACCTTGGTGGAGGGCGGCACCATTTCGCGCGAGCGCTGGAGCGAGCTCACCTCGGCCTGGGAAAAGCGCGCGGCCCCCTTCTTGAGCCGAACGTGGGGCCTGCGCTGGGGTTCCGTGGAGTGGTCCCGTGCGGTGGCCGTCGACGCGTGGAAGACGCGCCCGCCGCCAGGCCCCGCCGCCGGCTCGCTCGAGCAGCCCATGTCGCTGCGCAGCCTCTCGGACATCTTGGAGGGGCACGCCGCGCTCATGGCGGGGGAGTATGCGCAGGCCATCCAGCTCCTGGAGCCGGCGACCAAGAGCTGCGACGATCTCGAGGAGCCGTTCGCCAGCACCCGCGGCCATCTCTGGCTCGGCCGCGCGCGCGAAGGCCTGGGGGACAGGGCCGGCGCGTGTGCGGCTTATGCCGATGTGGTGAAGCGATGGGGCGATGCCAAGCCGCGCTCGTCCACCGCCGAGGAAGCCAAGCGCCGCCAAAGGGCGCTCGGCTGCGCGCGCTGA
- a CDS encoding helix-turn-helix transcriptional regulator, with protein sequence MTRAIVVASAEPQHIVAVRFRPGGAFAFLGTPLDELTDRHVELDEVLPGMRGVEERLASLKTQRPEAAVAELERALLRRMAHVVPRHPLVLGGVDRILRTDTPLRVGELADALGVTRQHLTRQFKVHVGIGPKELDRVIRMTRLTRWLDGVDGKGGDGDAVSRSGRVPRGAQKAPSAAQVAYELGYYDQSHMIHEFKSLTGITPREYASRERGA encoded by the coding sequence ATGACCCGCGCCATCGTGGTCGCGAGCGCCGAGCCCCAACACATCGTGGCCGTTCGCTTCCGTCCGGGCGGAGCATTCGCATTTCTCGGTACACCGCTCGACGAGCTCACCGATCGCCACGTCGAGCTCGACGAGGTGTTGCCCGGCATGCGCGGCGTCGAGGAGCGCCTCGCCTCGCTCAAAACGCAGCGCCCCGAGGCCGCCGTGGCGGAGCTCGAGCGCGCGCTCCTTCGGCGCATGGCGCACGTCGTACCACGCCACCCGCTGGTGCTCGGTGGCGTCGATCGCATCCTGCGGACCGACACGCCATTGCGCGTTGGCGAGCTCGCCGATGCGTTGGGCGTGACCCGTCAGCACCTGACGCGGCAATTCAAAGTGCACGTTGGCATCGGGCCGAAGGAGCTCGATCGCGTGATTCGGATGACGCGGCTGACCCGATGGCTCGATGGAGTCGATGGCAAAGGCGGCGACGGTGATGCCGTTTCGAGGTCGGGCCGCGTGCCGCGGGGCGCGCAAAAAGCACCGAGCGCGGCGCAGGTGGCGTACGAGCTGGGCTACTACGATCAGTCGCACATGATTCACGAGTTCAAGTCGCTCACGGGGATCACCCCACGCGAATATGCGTCGCGTGAGCGGGGCGCGTAG
- a CDS encoding DUF2325 domain-containing protein — MARNTNEGPGRGQGTKTTTAAGKGGAVIVVGGSGGLSDRYREVVEERGLELRHFENRVPNGTRRTIGRVAAVIVMVSMVSHALRDQAKSLVADNAPVVYLRSPSVSALRNVVATLDS, encoded by the coding sequence ATGGCACGCAACACCAACGAAGGACCCGGGCGAGGCCAAGGAACCAAAACGACCACGGCGGCGGGGAAGGGAGGCGCGGTCATCGTCGTCGGCGGGAGCGGCGGCCTCTCGGATCGTTACCGTGAGGTCGTCGAAGAGCGCGGGCTCGAGCTGCGGCACTTCGAGAACCGCGTCCCCAACGGAACGCGCCGCACCATCGGACGCGTGGCCGCCGTCATCGTCATGGTGAGCATGGTCTCGCACGCCCTCCGCGATCAGGCCAAGTCGCTCGTGGCCGACAACGCACCCGTCGTGTACTTGCGCTCTCCGTCCGTCTCGGCCTTGCGCAATGTGGTCGCGACCCTGGATTCGTGA